The genomic segment GAGATGAGGGAGGCATAGAAATAACTGAAAAATAGGATCAAAAGGGAGTAGACCACCACATACCAGATTGTACCGGGTCTGAGGGCGAAAGCAATCTGGTTGATAATATTATTAATGGCGGTTTCTTTGGTCAACCCGGCCAGGGAAGAGGGCAAAACCAACACCGCTGAGGCGAATATGATGGGCATTACTCCGCCCTGGTTGAGTCTTAGGGGCAAATAACTAGTTTTTTCCCGATATAGTCTTCTGCCTACTTGACGACGGGCTATAATGATGGGAATGCGACGAGTACCCTCTTGAACGAAGACTATACCCACAATCATCACCAGGAATACGGCCATGAGGATGATGACCTGGGCCACGGCTTGACGTCCTCCAGTTTGGGCATAATCGATGGTGTTGGCTAGGGTGCGGGGCAGTACGGCTACAATGTTGACAAATATGAGCAGGGATGCCCCGTTACCGATTCCTCTGTCTGTGATCAGCTCAGAAATCCACATGACGAACATGGAACCGGCAGAGATGGCCAACACTGTTTCGATGACAAACCAGATACTGTAATTGAGGGCGTAGGGGCGCAATAGTCCTACGGCAATGCCGGTGCCCTGTATCACCGCCCATCCCAAGGCGACATAGCGGGTTATTTGGGCGATTTTCCGTCGTCCTATCTCCCCTTCATTTTTTTGTAGCTCCTCCAGGGCGGGGATAGCCGAGGTCAGCAGTTGCATAATGATAGAGGCGTTGATATAGGGTAGGATCCCCAGGGCGAAAATGCCCACAGTCACTAGCCCTCCCCCGGTGAAGATGTCTAAAAAGCCGATAAAGGGGGAGTTGACAATAGCATTGGCAAAGGCCTCTCGATCAATCCCCGGCACAGGAATATAAATCCCTAGCCGTGCCAAGATGAGTAGCCCAAGGGTGATGAGGACACGACGGCGCAACCCGGCCGCCTGGGCCATCTGCAGGAAGGTTTCTTGGGCCGTGGGAGTTCTTTCTCTGCTTACAACCATAGTTTTTGCTTGGTAAGGGACTTCGAATCGTGCCAAAAGACGGAACACCGTTTTAATTGATTTCTATCTTGACATTAATTGGTTAGTATTGGGGAAACCGGTGTCCGCTGGCGATTGATTTGGCGGTCTAGGGCTGAGAAATGGTCCCACCAGCCGCCTCTATTTTGGCTTTAGCAGACTCACTCCAGGCGGCAGCCTTGATGTGGAGGGGGATATTTATCTCCCCTCGGCCAAGGACTTTCAGGGGGCCGTCATTGCTGGTGACAATTCCGGCGGACATGAGGGAGTCGAGGGTTACTTCGGAATTGGGGGGCAAATCTTTTAGCTGATCCAGGTTGACAATGGTGTATTCTTTGCGGTTGACCACTGTGAAGTGTTTGAGTTTGGGAAGGCGACGATAAAGGGGCATTTGTCCGCCTTCAAAACCGGGTTTTATGCCGCTGCCGGAACGGGATTTTTGCCCTCTCATCCCGAAACCACAACTGGCCCCCTGGCCGGCGGAAATGCCTCTTCCGACGCGACGACGACGTTTTTTGGATTTGGGGTTAGGAGCTAATTGATGGAGTCTCATACTGTTTTACTCAAGAGAAAATGTGCTGTAGAGGGATGTCTCTTTCTTTAGACAC from the Geminocystis sp. M7585_C2015_104 genome contains:
- the secY gene encoding preprotein translocase subunit SecY, which encodes MVVSRERTPTAQETFLQMAQAAGLRRRVLITLGLLILARLGIYIPVPGIDREAFANAIVNSPFIGFLDIFTGGGLVTVGIFALGILPYINASIIMQLLTSAIPALEELQKNEGEIGRRKIAQITRYVALGWAVIQGTGIAVGLLRPYALNYSIWFVIETVLAISAGSMFVMWISELITDRGIGNGASLLIFVNIVAVLPRTLANTIDYAQTGGRQAVAQVIILMAVFLVMIVGIVFVQEGTRRIPIIIARRQVGRRLYREKTSYLPLRLNQGGVMPIIFASAVLVLPSSLAGLTKETAINNIINQIAFALRPGTIWYVVVYSLLILFFSYFYASLISNPEDIADNLKKIGASIPGIRPGKATVAYLEGVLNRLTFLGAIFLTVVATVPTFVEKATGVTTFQGFGATSLLILVGVAIDTAKQVQTYVISQRYEGMVKQ
- a CDS encoding 50S ribosomal protein L15; translation: MRLHQLAPNPKSKKRRRRVGRGISAGQGASCGFGMRGQKSRSGSGIKPGFEGGQMPLYRRLPKLKHFTVVNRKEYTIVNLDQLKDLPPNSEVTLDSLMSAGIVTSNDGPLKVLGRGEINIPLHIKAAAWSESAKAKIEAAGGTISQP